Proteins co-encoded in one Gleimia hominis genomic window:
- a CDS encoding carbohydrate ABC transporter permease, giving the protein MAAKRKTSSGKLAGWGLLILLMVVTVLPLLWAVRTAMTPNPEVFSGNYSLIPENATWINFKRVLGMTTPEESVAAGGTAATINFWLYMRNSLIFVAILVVAQVTTSTMAAYALSRLHFRGRDTIFVILLTALMIPPIFIALPNFVLMDQLAWINTFQGLLAPYVLICPFGIFFLRQFMLSLPREVEEAAMIDGASRWTIFRKMIVPMCAAPITTLAIIQAVFGWNEYMWPQLIAKAENVRLLNVALSVFAQSSPSTRPDWAGLMAAATLQIIPMFLLLLIFGKRLVNSLGLTAAK; this is encoded by the coding sequence ATGGCGGCAAAACGAAAAACAAGCTCAGGCAAACTAGCTGGCTGGGGGCTACTGATCCTCCTAATGGTCGTCACGGTTCTGCCCCTTCTGTGGGCAGTGCGCACAGCGATGACGCCTAACCCAGAGGTTTTCTCGGGCAACTACTCGTTGATTCCAGAAAATGCCACGTGGATTAATTTTAAACGTGTGCTCGGCATGACGACTCCTGAAGAAAGCGTCGCCGCCGGCGGAACCGCAGCCACCATCAACTTCTGGTTGTACATGCGTAACTCACTAATATTCGTAGCTATCTTGGTGGTCGCGCAAGTAACTACTTCAACCATGGCGGCGTACGCACTGTCTAGACTGCACTTTCGGGGCCGCGACACGATCTTCGTAATCCTGTTAACCGCCCTCATGATTCCCCCGATTTTCATTGCCCTGCCAAACTTCGTGCTCATGGACCAGTTGGCGTGGATCAACACTTTCCAAGGCCTCCTCGCCCCATACGTTTTGATTTGCCCGTTCGGGATTTTTTTCTTGAGGCAGTTCATGCTCTCTTTGCCGCGTGAGGTTGAGGAAGCGGCGATGATCGATGGGGCGTCGCGGTGGACAATTTTTCGCAAAATGATTGTGCCCATGTGCGCCGCGCCAATCACCACGCTGGCGATTATCCAAGCGGTTTTCGGGTGGAACGAATACATGTGGCCGCAATTGATCGCTAAGGCAGAGAACGTGCGGCTACTGAACGTGGCGCTGTCCGTATTCGCGCAGTCCTCCCCCTCAACAAGACCAGACTGGGCGGGTCTCATGGCAGCGGCAACACTGCAGATAATCCCCATGTTCTTACTGCTCCTGATTTTTGGGAAGCGTTTAGTGAACTCTCTAGGGCTAACAGCGGCGAAGTAG
- a CDS encoding carbohydrate ABC transporter permease, with protein MTTTAVQPTRTQNRGGLRGRLRANKPARGNKPGHKHSSKDARAAIWFLAPAVLGFLIFYFVPIVRGIQMSFTDWNLLEDAHWIGFDNYTRLLSDATFLNAVKVTVIYVVVNITTQTILGLLIAVLMQRVSQSTWVRSTLLLPWLVPNVTIAAITLFILDPTVGLLNHVIGFLDIGPISFYGNPDIAIYTVALVNSWRNMGYTGLLLFAGMQTIPKMIYESADTEGASTWQSFRFITVPLLRPILVMVIVVSMIGSFQIFDTVSVATKGGPGNATRVIYLYIYEKAFEQFDMGYASAMAVVLMAALVILTLFQLRLARSNESDMD; from the coding sequence ATGACAACCACTGCCGTGCAACCGACCCGCACGCAAAATCGCGGGGGATTACGCGGGCGCCTGCGCGCAAACAAACCTGCGCGTGGCAACAAACCGGGCCACAAGCACAGCAGTAAGGATGCGCGCGCAGCAATCTGGTTCCTTGCACCCGCGGTTCTCGGGTTCCTCATTTTCTATTTCGTCCCGATTGTGCGCGGGATTCAGATGTCGTTTACCGACTGGAATTTGCTTGAGGACGCGCACTGGATCGGTTTTGACAACTACACGCGTTTGCTCAGCGACGCCACGTTCCTCAACGCGGTAAAAGTAACCGTCATCTACGTGGTGGTAAACATTACGACGCAAACCATCTTGGGGTTGTTGATTGCGGTGTTGATGCAGCGGGTGTCCCAGTCCACGTGGGTGCGCTCCACCCTGTTGTTGCCATGGTTGGTTCCAAACGTGACGATCGCGGCGATTACCCTGTTTATCCTGGACCCAACCGTGGGGTTGCTGAACCATGTTATTGGGTTTCTAGATATTGGGCCTATTTCGTTCTACGGTAACCCAGATATAGCGATTTACACGGTGGCGCTGGTGAACTCGTGGCGGAACATGGGGTATACGGGCCTGCTTCTGTTCGCGGGGATGCAGACGATCCCGAAGATGATCTACGAATCCGCCGACACGGAAGGCGCGTCCACCTGGCAGTCTTTCCGCTTCATTACAGTGCCGCTGCTGCGCCCCATACTGGTGATGGTGATTGTGGTTTCGATGATTGGTTCGTTCCAGATTTTCGACACGGTTTCGGTAGCGACTAAAGGTGGGCCGGGTAACGCCACGCGCGTGATCTACCTGTATATCTACGAAAAAGCATTCGAGCAGTTCGACATGGGGTACGCGTCCGCTATGGCGGTGGTGCTCATGGCAGCCCTCGTGATCCTAACGCTTTTCCAACTGCGCCTCGCACGCTCAAACGAATCGGATATGGACTAG
- a CDS encoding ROK family protein — protein sequence MSSNHENPRTQRAPRTTSRPQARTDSKQETQHAPQGAPRRVQRRVNLLNTFRQLTSAQTISSLSTQINVSRPAVERIVADLDNLGWVKQLAPDNSFGRPATRWALNANTVHVLGLDIGAHHCTAMVGDLFGEVLSELTVDLDAKTPAQQRLLDATEAGCEAVKAAGLSIEDITLCAVASPGVVNEGVVTYYGGSGMPDWRGTNIAQEVSAVLGCETVVAGDCALGALGESWRGAAEGHDDVVYILSGERTGGAAIINGQIHRGLQGAAGLIGELTPIRWKDIEAETCAKRVYETNEITSRTEIFNAARAGESKALEVIDDFANALSLGAAAMVLTLAPSHLVVGGKYSAFSDLFLERFVENLRHWCPVMPQVSASALGPRAICLGALRLGLDTLFAYLENTVVASDVFPSAEGFKKQFQA from the coding sequence ATGTCAAGTAACCACGAAAACCCACGAACTCAACGCGCTCCCCGCACCACCTCCCGGCCGCAAGCGCGAACTGATTCGAAGCAGGAAACTCAACACGCGCCTCAGGGGGCGCCGCGTCGAGTGCAGCGGCGGGTGAACCTGCTGAATACGTTCCGCCAGCTCACGTCTGCGCAAACCATCAGCAGCCTTTCTACGCAGATCAACGTTTCCCGCCCCGCTGTTGAACGCATAGTGGCGGACCTGGACAACCTCGGGTGGGTTAAACAGTTAGCGCCCGATAACTCGTTTGGCCGCCCCGCTACCCGGTGGGCTTTGAACGCAAATACCGTTCACGTGCTCGGGTTGGATATTGGTGCGCACCACTGCACGGCGATGGTAGGTGATTTATTCGGTGAGGTTCTAAGCGAACTCACCGTCGATCTGGACGCTAAAACTCCCGCTCAGCAGCGGCTGCTGGATGCTACTGAGGCGGGGTGTGAAGCGGTGAAAGCAGCTGGGCTGTCGATCGAAGACATTACGTTGTGTGCGGTGGCTTCCCCCGGTGTGGTCAACGAAGGGGTGGTCACGTACTACGGTGGTTCCGGAATGCCGGATTGGCGGGGTACTAACATCGCTCAAGAAGTGTCTGCGGTTCTTGGTTGCGAAACTGTTGTGGCGGGCGACTGTGCACTCGGCGCTCTAGGGGAATCGTGGCGCGGTGCGGCGGAGGGCCACGACGATGTCGTGTACATCCTTTCTGGTGAACGCACCGGCGGGGCGGCGATTATTAACGGGCAGATTCACCGCGGACTACAGGGCGCAGCCGGGCTGATCGGGGAGCTAACCCCGATTCGGTGGAAAGACATTGAAGCAGAAACGTGTGCGAAACGCGTGTACGAAACCAACGAAATCACGAGCCGCACGGAAATCTTCAACGCGGCCCGCGCCGGAGAAAGCAAAGCGTTAGAAGTTATTGACGATTTCGCCAACGCCCTGTCGCTTGGCGCCGCAGCTATGGTTCTCACTCTCGCTCCATCGCACCTGGTGGTGGGCGGCAAGTACTCCGCATTTTCCGACCTGTTCTTGGAACGTTTTGTAGAAAACCTGAGGCATTGGTGCCCGGTAATGCCACAGGTTTCCGCTTCCGCACTGGGCCCGCGCGCAATCTGCTTGGGCGCGTTACGTCTAGGCCTTGACACGCTCTTTGCGTACCTAGAAAACACTGTTGTAGCGAGCGACGTGTTCCCCTCAGCAGAAGGATTCAAAAAACAATTCCAAGCCTGA
- a CDS encoding FtsX-like permease family protein: protein MMTTVVSAHAITNASNQAGKKAGKGLLSSFVLENNRANNPGTPRGGGVVKRADIAKISQLEGVTNYFTRIDTVADIKSGKPVSVPADAQFFAGEKERQFGSAVMLSGASDSALATPLRTGTLKLSSGRHLKNKDAGKALVHEELARANGWKLGSKITLSTNPFDADNEGKPQSEIDVEVVGTLAGKPAEQPQNRLLYAGNTIYTDLGSAAKLAGASLDTANYVDATFFTKGDPAPVMDAAKKLDVDWNMFQLTASANVFTGISQAVDGLHSLTGTVLWSGIGFAVILLILVSLLWVSERRRESAIYMSLGDSKLKILGQYVLECVYVLVPAGLLTWLVSGPVAQWMGTKALGRVQSQLGELDTPGAQLGGGLEVADVTRTIDHLNVSVTGSSLGFGILTGCVVAVLAVGVAAAFQLRTSPKALFANR from the coding sequence ATGATGACGACTGTGGTTAGTGCTCACGCAATCACTAACGCCAGTAACCAAGCCGGCAAAAAAGCCGGAAAGGGCCTGCTATCGTCTTTTGTTTTAGAGAACAATCGGGCTAATAACCCCGGTACGCCACGCGGTGGTGGCGTGGTTAAACGGGCGGACATTGCAAAAATATCGCAGTTAGAAGGCGTCACTAACTACTTCACTCGGATAGACACGGTTGCGGATATTAAAAGTGGTAAACCGGTGTCTGTTCCAGCAGATGCGCAGTTTTTTGCTGGTGAAAAGGAACGCCAGTTCGGGAGTGCTGTGATGCTAAGCGGGGCAAGTGATTCCGCGTTAGCTACTCCCCTGCGGACGGGCACTTTGAAGCTTTCGAGCGGCCGCCACCTCAAGAATAAGGACGCGGGGAAGGCACTTGTGCATGAGGAACTAGCGCGGGCGAACGGGTGGAAACTGGGTTCAAAGATAACACTCTCAACGAACCCGTTTGACGCGGACAACGAGGGCAAACCGCAAAGTGAAATCGACGTTGAGGTCGTGGGAACGCTAGCGGGAAAACCTGCGGAGCAGCCACAAAATCGGTTGTTATATGCGGGCAATACGATCTATACGGACCTGGGTTCGGCCGCTAAGTTGGCGGGGGCTAGTTTGGATACCGCGAACTACGTTGACGCAACGTTTTTCACAAAGGGTGATCCGGCACCGGTGATGGATGCGGCGAAGAAACTGGATGTGGATTGGAACATGTTTCAGTTGACGGCCTCGGCAAATGTGTTTACAGGTATTTCACAGGCCGTGGACGGTTTGCATTCATTGACTGGTACAGTGCTTTGGTCTGGCATTGGTTTTGCCGTTATTTTACTTATTTTGGTTAGTTTGTTGTGGGTCAGTGAGCGGCGCCGTGAAAGCGCGATTTACATGAGTTTGGGTGATTCCAAGTTAAAGATCCTGGGGCAGTATGTGTTGGAATGCGTGTACGTACTAGTTCCTGCTGGGTTACTCACGTGGCTAGTGAGCGGGCCGGTGGCGCAGTGGATGGGAACAAAGGCGCTGGGCCGGGTGCAGTCGCAGTTAGGTGAACTGGACACGCCTGGTGCGCAGCTCGGTGGTGGGCTAGAGGTTGCTGATGTTACCCGCACCATTGACCACTTGAACGTTTCCGTCACGGGCTCTTCGCTTGGGTTTGGCATTCTTACTGGCTGCGTGGTTGCGGTGCTTGCGGTGGGGGTTGCGGCTGCGTTCCAGTTACGCACCAGCCCGAAGGCTTTGTTTGCGAACCGGTAA
- a CDS encoding FtsX-like permease family protein — MTNTSNECAQAYAGGQPVGMSGLSRAGLAISRRGVKNLILGFILAVTAVLLTVVLCWRFAAAVTSNAITSGVDAGFTVSAPADGTEIPRAALDQFSSVKKVGTPTLVSRTTAQIDGQIVQPQGVQLEGNLPARVSVLGVDSSARLPGFKTKVWRIVEGAGFAKNADAAAPMLVHRELAAKNGWRVGSVVQLAFSGVDSGGSSGPASGNTHGQAGRNTPGTAASTTQHSAASTTQAFKVVGIFEAPNEDAVTSPDQMVENTVVTPATGVGSVAEAVFPVKDAAGLHAAFDSAQNIALKHGLKVSSNVDAFKSVLEAAVTQVSWLNTLLAVLGVASLLAVTFVLVFWVRGRLHEVGVLLSIGLHRSQVFTQFLVEVLLLAIPAAVFGLVAGLGVMIFVEGVDVPHVFAAGGAACVALVVICVVALCLAFLLIARRSTKQILTSTH; from the coding sequence ATGACGAATACGTCTAATGAGTGCGCCCAAGCTTATGCGGGTGGTCAGCCAGTTGGTATGAGTGGTCTGAGCCGTGCTGGGTTAGCGATTTCACGTAGGGGCGTGAAGAACCTGATTTTGGGCTTTATTTTAGCGGTGACAGCGGTTTTGCTTACCGTGGTTTTATGCTGGAGGTTCGCTGCAGCTGTCACGTCTAACGCAATCACGTCTGGTGTGGATGCGGGATTCACGGTGTCTGCCCCAGCGGATGGAACGGAGATTCCACGGGCTGCGCTTGACCAGTTCAGTTCGGTTAAAAAAGTTGGTACCCCCACGTTGGTTTCCCGTACAACTGCGCAGATTGATGGCCAGATTGTGCAACCGCAGGGGGTGCAGCTGGAAGGCAACCTGCCGGCACGCGTGTCTGTACTTGGGGTGGATAGTTCCGCCCGGCTTCCGGGTTTTAAAACGAAGGTGTGGCGGATTGTTGAGGGGGCTGGGTTCGCTAAGAATGCGGATGCTGCCGCGCCCATGTTGGTTCACCGCGAACTCGCCGCTAAAAATGGGTGGCGTGTAGGGTCCGTGGTTCAGCTGGCTTTCTCTGGCGTGGATTCTGGTGGATCTTCCGGTCCAGCAAGTGGAAATACACATGGCCAGGCAGGTCGAAATACGCCGGGTACAGCAGCTAGCACTACGCAACACTCAGCAGCTAGCACTACGCAGGCGTTTAAGGTGGTGGGGATTTTTGAGGCTCCGAATGAGGATGCGGTTACTTCGCCAGACCAGATGGTAGAGAACACTGTTGTCACGCCTGCCACTGGTGTGGGGTCGGTTGCTGAAGCGGTGTTTCCTGTGAAAGACGCGGCTGGTTTACACGCCGCGTTTGATTCGGCGCAGAATATTGCGCTCAAGCATGGGTTGAAGGTAAGCAGTAACGTTGATGCGTTCAAATCTGTGTTGGAGGCCGCTGTTACGCAAGTGTCTTGGTTGAATACTTTACTTGCAGTGTTGGGGGTGGCCAGCTTGTTGGCGGTCACGTTCGTGCTGGTTTTTTGGGTTCGCGGTCGTTTGCATGAGGTGGGGGTACTGCTCAGCATTGGGCTTCATAGAAGTCAGGTATTCACCCAGTTTTTGGTGGAGGTATTACTGCTCGCCATACCAGCAGCAGTCTTTGGTTTAGTGGCCGGTTTGGGGGTAATGATTTTTGTTGAGGGGGTGGATGTCCCTCACGTTTTCGCCGCGGGCGGTGCTGCGTGTGTTGCGCTTGTAGTGATTTGTGTTGTGGCACTGTGCTTAGCTTTTTTGCTGATTGCGAGGCGTAGTACTAAGCAGATTTTGACGAGCACGCACTAG
- a CDS encoding ATP-binding cassette domain-containing protein — MALFSLNNVSFSYPGGTRVIDGIDQAFEAGKVYAIVGASGAGKTTLLGLLAGLDTPTLGTVSFNGEDVAKRGYAHHRKRNVSLVFQDYNLIEYMTPEENLKLVDRHADLGLLEELGLSAQQAKRNVLKLSGGQQQRVAVARALAADTPVILADEPTGNLDAQTGMAILDILCAAAHEQNKCVIVVTHSKEVTRRADIVLQLNRGKLKRK, encoded by the coding sequence ATGGCTTTGTTTTCTTTGAATAATGTTTCGTTCTCTTACCCGGGCGGTACGCGGGTGATTGATGGGATTGATCAGGCGTTTGAGGCCGGTAAGGTGTATGCGATTGTAGGTGCGTCGGGCGCGGGTAAAACCACTTTGTTAGGTTTACTAGCAGGTTTGGATACGCCGACTTTGGGGACAGTTAGTTTTAATGGTGAGGACGTTGCGAAACGTGGTTACGCGCACCATCGGAAACGTAATGTGAGTTTGGTGTTTCAAGACTATAACTTGATTGAGTACATGACTCCCGAAGAGAATTTGAAGTTGGTTGACCGGCATGCGGATTTGGGTTTGCTTGAGGAACTGGGGTTGTCGGCGCAGCAGGCTAAACGTAACGTGTTGAAACTCTCTGGTGGGCAGCAGCAGCGGGTGGCGGTGGCACGCGCATTGGCGGCGGACACGCCGGTGATTTTAGCTGACGAACCTACAGGTAATTTGGATGCGCAGACGGGCATGGCAATTCTGGACATTCTGTGCGCGGCAGCTCACGAGCAGAATAAGTGCGTGATCGTTGTAACTCACTCTAAAGAAGTTACGCGCCGCGCAGACATTGTACTGCAGCTAAACCGTGGAAAACTCAAACGAAAGTAG
- a CDS encoding sugar porter family MFS transporter, which produces MRRTRNMSTLNMGMIYFFGSLGGLLFGYDTGVISGAILFIQDQLNLAEWGQGWVVSSVLLGAVIASLFIGPLSDRLGRRKLILIASVVFFVGAIGSGVAPGFFSLVASRIVLGLGVGIASSLIPTYLSELSPVDKRGSLTGLFQLMVMSGILLAYISNYALAGFFHGWRWMVGLAAVPAAVLLIGALLLPESPRFLVRHGDEQKAKVILAAMYKTHPNEVEAQLEDIRRQAEAEDGGWAELFGPEVRPALIAAIGLAIFQQVMGCNTVLYYAPTIFTDVGFGISAALIAHIGIGVFNVIVTAIGIKVMDHVDRKTMLIVGAIGMAVSLFIMSFSMRFSAGHMTAAWICALALTVYIAFFSATWGPVMWTMIGEMFPLNIRGLGNSMGSTINWTANAVVSLTFPPLLNFFGTGSLFVGYGVLCVAAIWFVKVKCFETRNRSLEEIEDGLRAAHARKIALKK; this is translated from the coding sequence ATGAGACGTACTCGCAATATGTCTACCCTAAATATGGGAATGATCTATTTTTTTGGATCATTAGGCGGCCTACTATTCGGATATGACACCGGAGTAATATCCGGAGCAATTCTCTTTATTCAAGATCAACTAAATCTAGCGGAGTGGGGACAAGGGTGGGTCGTTAGCTCGGTCCTGCTAGGTGCCGTGATCGCTTCGCTATTCATAGGACCACTCTCAGACAGGTTAGGTCGGCGAAAACTGATACTGATCGCATCTGTTGTATTCTTTGTTGGTGCAATCGGGTCCGGTGTCGCCCCAGGTTTTTTTAGCCTGGTAGCGTCGCGCATAGTCCTTGGTCTAGGCGTTGGAATTGCATCTTCGTTAATACCTACGTATCTTTCCGAGCTCTCGCCGGTAGACAAGCGCGGTTCTTTAACGGGCCTATTCCAGTTAATGGTCATGTCCGGAATTCTCTTAGCATATATTTCAAACTACGCGCTAGCCGGTTTCTTCCACGGTTGGCGATGGATGGTAGGTCTAGCTGCCGTACCTGCAGCAGTTTTGTTAATCGGGGCTCTGCTACTACCTGAAAGCCCTCGCTTTCTTGTACGCCATGGTGACGAGCAAAAGGCTAAAGTCATTCTTGCCGCAATGTATAAGACCCATCCAAACGAAGTTGAAGCTCAACTAGAGGATATTCGAAGGCAAGCAGAAGCCGAAGACGGAGGCTGGGCCGAGTTGTTCGGTCCTGAAGTACGCCCCGCATTGATTGCCGCGATAGGCCTAGCAATATTCCAACAGGTAATGGGGTGCAATACAGTTCTGTATTACGCACCGACTATATTTACTGACGTTGGATTCGGCATCTCGGCAGCATTGATTGCCCATATAGGAATCGGTGTGTTTAACGTAATAGTGACAGCAATAGGCATCAAAGTTATGGACCATGTTGACCGAAAAACGATGCTTATAGTTGGCGCTATTGGCATGGCGGTTTCTCTATTTATTATGAGTTTTTCAATGCGATTCTCAGCCGGGCACATGACAGCAGCCTGGATCTGTGCGTTAGCCTTGACTGTATATATTGCATTCTTCTCTGCAACTTGGGGCCCCGTTATGTGGACAATGATTGGTGAGATGTTCCCGTTGAATATTCGAGGCCTGGGGAACTCCATGGGGTCTACCATTAACTGGACCGCAAACGCAGTAGTATCCCTTACTTTCCCGCCATTACTCAACTTCTTTGGTACTGGTTCGCTGTTTGTGGGGTACGGTGTACTGTGCGTTGCAGCGATTTGGTTTGTAAAGGTCAAATGCTTTGAAACGCGTAATCGTTCACTCGAAGAAATCGAAGACGGGCTTCGTGCCGCACATGCAAGAAAGATTGCTTTAAAGAAATAA
- a CDS encoding xylulokinase: MYAGIDSSTQSVKVLVVDDGQVVRSGRASHPSGTQVPPDAWWVALKQAIEEAGGIEDCDAVSIAGQQHGMILLDSGGNVLRDAMLWNDTSSAQAASDLIEELGRDWWVHACGSAPVASLTVTKLRWIADNEPETARKTAAVCLPHDWLSWKLRGSEDINDLVTDRSDASGTGYVDAKTAQYRWDILAHALRISEVEAKQIVLPRIAEPFESIGTVKPEFGTAVVGPGLGDNAAAALGLGLRPGEASISLGTSGVVAAVSKSPVMDPNAEVTGFMDGTGNWLPLACTLNGARIIDNVKDLLGVGYEDFDSLAMSGDSKGLTLVPFFEGERTPNLPHATAALHGMTSNNMDPKCFARAAFEGLACLLRGALEAVLRCGVPVKRAVLIGGGAKSRAAQTILPGILGIPVDLADPGEYVALGAAWQAAKVRDPQLGPWPVERSELMGPVGADRSRAEAIWQRYTEVASDIFQSGEDSQ; this comes from the coding sequence GTGTACGCAGGAATAGACTCTTCGACGCAGTCAGTAAAAGTACTGGTTGTTGACGATGGCCAAGTGGTTCGTTCTGGTCGCGCGTCACATCCATCTGGAACTCAAGTTCCTCCCGATGCGTGGTGGGTTGCGCTAAAGCAGGCTATTGAAGAAGCGGGCGGGATTGAGGACTGTGATGCTGTTTCCATAGCTGGGCAACAGCACGGCATGATTCTGCTTGATAGTGGCGGAAACGTGCTTAGAGACGCAATGCTATGGAATGATACGTCCAGTGCCCAAGCGGCTAGTGACCTTATTGAGGAGCTAGGAAGGGATTGGTGGGTGCACGCATGTGGATCCGCTCCTGTCGCGTCTTTAACGGTTACAAAGTTGCGGTGGATAGCTGATAATGAGCCGGAAACCGCGCGTAAAACTGCAGCCGTTTGTCTTCCGCATGATTGGCTATCGTGGAAATTACGAGGCTCAGAGGACATAAACGATTTAGTTACAGATCGATCTGATGCTTCTGGAACTGGATACGTCGACGCAAAAACAGCCCAGTATCGGTGGGACATCTTGGCTCACGCTCTCCGCATCTCTGAAGTGGAAGCCAAGCAAATAGTTCTGCCTAGAATCGCTGAACCGTTCGAATCCATTGGAACAGTTAAACCTGAGTTTGGCACCGCTGTCGTAGGCCCGGGGTTGGGCGACAATGCGGCGGCGGCTCTTGGGTTGGGGCTACGTCCAGGTGAAGCCAGCATCTCGCTAGGCACGTCTGGTGTAGTTGCTGCTGTGTCGAAGAGTCCTGTTATGGACCCTAATGCTGAAGTAACTGGTTTCATGGATGGCACAGGAAATTGGTTACCGCTAGCATGCACTCTCAATGGTGCGAGAATCATTGATAATGTGAAGGATCTGCTGGGAGTGGGCTACGAAGATTTTGATTCGCTTGCTATGAGTGGCGACTCAAAAGGACTCACGCTGGTGCCTTTCTTTGAGGGAGAACGCACACCGAACTTGCCTCACGCAACAGCAGCTTTGCATGGAATGACTTCAAATAACATGGACCCTAAGTGCTTTGCCAGAGCTGCGTTCGAAGGGCTGGCATGCCTGCTTCGAGGAGCCTTGGAGGCGGTGCTTCGGTGTGGTGTTCCAGTGAAAAGAGCTGTGCTGATCGGGGGCGGCGCTAAGTCACGCGCTGCGCAAACGATTCTTCCGGGAATCCTAGGTATACCAGTGGACCTTGCGGATCCTGGTGAATACGTTGCACTCGGAGCTGCGTGGCAAGCAGCAAAAGTGCGCGATCCGCAACTTGGTCCCTGGCCAGTTGAAAGATCGGAACTTATGGGGCCGGTTGGTGCCGACAGGTCACGGGCGGAAGCAATATGGCAACGATACACAGAAGTAGCGTCAGACATATTCCAAAGTGGGGAAGATTCGCAATAA
- the xylA gene encoding xylose isomerase, whose product MFTPKKEDNFTFGLWTVGWLANDPFGDPTRPALEPWEYTEKLAEIGAAGITFHDNDVFPFDASDSTRDKIVERVKKACDENGLKIPMITTNTFTHPIFKDGGLTNNDRSIRRFGLKKILRNVDLAASLGAKVFVMWGGREGSEYDSSKDLNAAFERYKEGLDAVAGYIKEQGYDLTIGLEPKPNEPRGDIFLPTVGHALALIAELDNGDVVGLNPETGHEQMAGLNYTHALAQALNAGKLAHIDLNGQSGIKYDQDKAFGHGDLASAFFTVDLLENGFPGGGPRYEGPRHFDFKPSRTEGMDGVWESAKACMEMYLMLKAKAKAFREDPKTQELMEAASIPELAVPTMSDGESYSDLLASDDIDVEAAASREYHFVELYEHAMRHLIG is encoded by the coding sequence ATGTTTACGCCAAAGAAGGAAGATAACTTTACATTCGGACTTTGGACCGTTGGCTGGCTTGCGAATGATCCGTTTGGAGACCCAACGCGCCCAGCGTTAGAACCTTGGGAGTACACAGAAAAGCTTGCAGAAATTGGGGCTGCGGGTATAACTTTCCACGATAACGATGTATTCCCGTTTGATGCGTCTGATTCTACGCGAGACAAAATTGTAGAAAGAGTGAAGAAAGCCTGTGATGAAAACGGGCTGAAGATACCGATGATAACCACAAATACCTTCACTCACCCCATTTTCAAAGATGGGGGATTGACCAATAACGACAGGTCTATTCGCCGCTTCGGATTAAAGAAAATTCTACGTAACGTGGACTTGGCTGCTTCGCTTGGCGCAAAAGTATTCGTAATGTGGGGTGGTCGTGAGGGGTCTGAGTATGACTCATCGAAAGATCTCAACGCAGCATTTGAACGCTACAAAGAAGGCCTTGATGCGGTAGCTGGGTACATAAAAGAACAAGGGTACGACTTAACGATCGGCCTTGAGCCTAAGCCCAATGAACCCCGGGGCGATATTTTCTTGCCTACAGTTGGGCACGCTTTAGCGCTAATTGCGGAGCTGGATAATGGAGATGTGGTTGGCCTGAACCCAGAAACTGGCCATGAGCAAATGGCAGGACTTAACTACACCCATGCGCTCGCACAAGCGCTTAATGCGGGAAAGCTGGCACACATTGACCTGAACGGACAATCGGGAATTAAATATGATCAAGACAAAGCCTTTGGTCATGGGGATTTGGCCTCCGCGTTCTTCACTGTAGATTTGTTGGAGAACGGATTCCCAGGTGGTGGACCACGGTACGAAGGGCCTCGTCACTTTGATTTCAAGCCATCGCGTACAGAAGGCATGGACGGTGTTTGGGAGTCAGCTAAGGCGTGCATGGAAATGTACCTAATGCTGAAGGCAAAGGCAAAGGCGTTCCGTGAAGATCCGAAGACACAAGAGCTTATGGAAGCAGCCTCGATACCAGAACTTGCCGTGCCTACGATGAGTGACGGAGAAAGCTATAGCGATCTGCTTGCATCGGACGACATTGATGTCGAAGCTGCTGCATCACGTGAATACCATTTTGTGGAACTTTATGAACACGCAATGCGCCACTTGATTGGGTAG